A genomic segment from Leptolyngbya boryana PCC 6306 encodes:
- a CDS encoding GTP cyclohydrolase II has translation MVSQPKRSTPRPIVLTSHPAKFSKSIAIHWGEADPIKRGAIIGTLTTAAHRNVIGTHSGSYAVYRALAVASGKLDANHRADLTNTAPAALLHAHPAWSDPDKIVSLDPFGAIVGEVYRDLYEQGYDIKPTIAITKAHINMPELQDAIAKGRLQEDGEIMKKGGDLVVTKAAIEPVWYLPGLAKRLHVEESLLRRTLFEQTGGMFPELITRPDIKVFLPPIGGITVYIVGDPDAITDPNRSLTVRVHDECNGSDVFGSDICTCRPYLVHGIEECVQTAQQGGAGIIVYLRKEGRALGEVTKFLVYNARKRQEGGDRADAYFTRTECVAGVQDMRFQELMPDVLHWLGITRIDRFISMSDMKHDAVTRSGIEIVTRVPIPEELIPADAMVEIEAKKAAGYYTESEVLTEEALAEIKGRGLSD, from the coding sequence ATGGTCAGTCAGCCCAAACGTTCAACGCCACGTCCGATCGTTCTCACATCTCATCCCGCCAAATTTTCTAAATCGATCGCCATCCACTGGGGCGAAGCCGATCCGATCAAACGCGGTGCAATTATTGGCACACTCACCACGGCTGCCCACCGTAATGTGATCGGAACGCATTCTGGCTCTTATGCCGTCTATCGTGCTCTCGCTGTCGCCAGTGGCAAACTCGATGCCAACCATCGTGCTGATTTAACGAATACGGCTCCGGCTGCCCTGCTTCACGCCCACCCCGCTTGGTCAGATCCCGATAAAATCGTCTCGCTCGACCCCTTTGGGGCAATTGTCGGAGAAGTCTATCGCGATCTGTATGAGCAAGGCTATGACATCAAACCGACGATCGCAATTACCAAAGCGCACATCAACATGCCAGAACTGCAAGACGCGATCGCCAAAGGTCGCCTGCAAGAAGATGGCGAAATCATGAAAAAAGGCGGCGATTTAGTCGTAACTAAAGCCGCGATCGAGCCAGTTTGGTATCTTCCCGGACTGGCAAAACGCCTGCACGTTGAAGAAAGCCTCTTACGTCGCACCTTATTTGAGCAAACGGGCGGCATGTTCCCTGAACTGATTACCCGTCCCGATATCAAAGTCTTCTTGCCCCCAATCGGTGGCATCACCGTCTATATTGTGGGCGATCCTGACGCGATTACTGACCCTAATCGATCGCTTACCGTCCGCGTTCACGACGAATGCAATGGCTCGGATGTCTTCGGGTCTGATATTTGTACCTGTCGCCCTTATCTGGTTCACGGCATCGAAGAATGTGTGCAAACTGCTCAACAAGGTGGCGCAGGCATTATCGTTTATCTGCGTAAGGAAGGACGTGCCCTCGGCGAAGTCACTAAATTCTTGGTTTACAACGCTCGGAAACGTCAAGAAGGCGGCGATCGCGCGGATGCTTACTTCACCCGCACCGAATGTGTGGCAGGCGTTCAGGATATGCGATTCCAAGAACTCATGCCGGATGTGCTGCACTGGTTAGGGATTACGCGCATCGATCGCTTTATTTCGATGAGCGATATGAAACACGATGCCGTGACGCGATCGGGCATTGAAATTGTGACGCGCGTGCCGATTCCAGAAGAATTGATTCCAGCGGATGCAATGGTCGAAATCGAGGCAAAAAAAGCGGCAGGATACTACACCGAAAGTGAAGTGCTCACCGAAGAAGCCTTAGCTGAGATTAAAGGACGAGGACTGAGTGACTAA
- a CDS encoding URC4/urg3 family protein — MTNRVEYLRSPTAIRERCNELFELAQADQLPYFRVDLTQLDAVADYVIAVIREHYPDLDVPFHSRWRHFEVGNIPRVRQLEQAIESRSKIEQAKAKFDLVIPSVLLDAGAGDCWKYHEATTQKTWARSEGLAIASFDAFCQGAFSKHPYQADATALKQITPEQIGAFFQVGSENPLVGLEGRSALLQKLGQTIEQSPDLFGDVPRPGNLVNYLIGHADQGQLSAVVVLNAVLIGLGEIWSGRLSIEGVNLGDVWKHSSLSGDQLIPFHKLSQWLTYSLLEPLQDLGLKIIDLDQMTGLPEYRNGGLCLDLGLLQLKDPKLAEIPHAADSELIVEWRALTVCLLDRIAATIRKKLGLTPESLPLVKVLQGGTWTAGRKIAAALRPGGTPPIQISSDGTVF; from the coding sequence GTGACTAATCGAGTTGAATATTTGCGATCGCCCACCGCGATTCGAGAGCGCTGCAACGAACTCTTCGAGCTAGCCCAGGCTGATCAACTCCCTTATTTTCGAGTCGATCTGACGCAACTTGATGCCGTTGCCGATTACGTGATCGCTGTAATTCGCGAACATTACCCTGATTTGGATGTGCCGTTTCATAGTCGATGGCGACACTTTGAAGTCGGCAATATTCCTCGCGTCCGTCAGCTTGAACAGGCGATCGAATCACGGTCTAAAATCGAGCAAGCAAAAGCAAAATTCGATCTCGTGATTCCGAGCGTGTTGCTTGATGCAGGCGCAGGCGATTGCTGGAAATATCATGAAGCCACGACTCAGAAAACTTGGGCGCGATCCGAAGGTTTAGCGATCGCGTCGTTTGATGCATTCTGCCAAGGTGCTTTCTCGAAGCATCCTTATCAAGCGGATGCAACAGCCCTGAAGCAGATTACACCTGAGCAGATCGGTGCGTTTTTTCAAGTCGGTTCTGAAAATCCTTTGGTTGGCTTGGAAGGACGATCCGCGCTCCTGCAAAAATTGGGACAGACGATCGAACAATCCCCCGATCTGTTTGGTGATGTACCTCGTCCTGGCAATCTGGTTAATTATCTCATCGGTCACGCTGACCAAGGACAGCTTTCTGCGGTCGTTGTGTTGAATGCCGTTCTGATTGGATTGGGTGAAATCTGGTCAGGGAGATTATCGATCGAGGGCGTGAACTTAGGGGACGTGTGGAAACATTCGTCTTTATCAGGGGATCAACTCATTCCGTTTCACAAGCTCTCGCAATGGTTGACCTATTCTCTACTCGAACCCTTGCAAGATTTAGGACTGAAAATCATTGATCTCGATCAAATGACTGGGCTGCCCGAATACCGAAATGGCGGCTTATGTCTCGATCTTGGGCTACTTCAACTCAAAGATCCCAAACTGGCAGAGATTCCCCATGCTGCCGATTCCGAGTTGATTGTTGAATGGCGAGCTTTAACCGTGTGTTTACTCGATCGAATTGCCGCCACGATTCGCAAAAAGCTTGGTTTAACGCCTGAGTCTCTCCCACTTGTCAAAGTTCTGCAAGGCGGAACCTGGACAGCCGGACGCAAAATTGCCGCTGCTCTTCGCCCCGGCGGAACTCCCCCCATTCAAATTTCTAGTGACGGAACTGTTTTTTGA
- the upp gene encoding uracil phosphoribosyltransferase has protein sequence MAENLTIIEHPLVQHKLSLMRRETTSTAKFRSLMTEISMLLAYEVTRDLPLRYETIQTPMAEMEAPVLAADKKLVVVSIMRAGQGILDGILQLIPSARVGHVGIYREPHSLVPIEYYFKVPDDTEERDMLVVDPMMATGNSAIAAVDRLKQTNPKSIKFLCILAAPEGIRHFQEHHPEIPIYTAAIDQGLDEHGYIIPGLGDAGDRLFGTK, from the coding sequence ATGGCTGAAAATTTAACGATCATCGAGCATCCCTTAGTTCAGCACAAACTTAGTTTGATGCGACGAGAAACGACCAGCACAGCAAAATTTCGATCGCTGATGACCGAAATCAGCATGTTACTGGCTTACGAAGTTACTCGCGACTTACCGCTGCGCTACGAAACGATTCAAACTCCCATGGCTGAAATGGAAGCTCCCGTCTTAGCTGCCGACAAAAAATTAGTCGTCGTCTCGATTATGCGAGCAGGGCAAGGCATCCTCGATGGCATTCTGCAATTAATTCCCTCGGCAAGAGTTGGGCATGTCGGAATCTATCGCGAACCGCATTCGCTTGTGCCGATCGAATATTATTTCAAAGTGCCTGACGATACCGAAGAGCGCGATATGTTGGTCGTTGATCCCATGATGGCAACGGGCAATTCTGCGATCGCTGCTGTCGATCGTCTCAAGCAAACCAATCCTAAATCCATCAAGTTTCTCTGCATTTTGGCAGCCCCGGAAGGAATTCGGCATTTTCAAGAGCATCATCCTGAAATTCCCATCTATACAGCCGCGATCGATCAAGGATTAGATGAACATGGATATATTATTCCGGGACTTGGGGATGCAGGCGATCGTTTATTCGGCACAAAGTGA